One genomic window of Cyanobacteria bacterium GSL.Bin1 includes the following:
- a CDS encoding cobalt-precorrin-5B (C(1))-methyltransferase, whose product MTEPRAGYTLPVFACASAVAALQYLQQEQPLNQVKINLVTPPEQTTIAVEQVAKLETGKALAITRSDPGDNLDLTANTPIWAVVSLASRQPDAEQVTINGGEGVGKQLQAYGKAAIYRYAKQILMENLQPLLREDQQVTVTIILPEGKRLAQRTSNEAFGVVEGLSLLGTTGISQPLSAPGQLTAFQEELAQKAKEFDTLVFCVGENGLDLAQKKGINPQQLVKTANWLGPLLVAAGEQGVKSLVLFGYHGKLIKLAGGVFHTHHHLADARLEILTALAAKVGLPTEILQQLLASETTEAALQFLREQENESELVEKIYSAIAQAIDDNAQEYIRKHAEKKVTVGSVLFDRRRQIITVSPSVEQVLPELT is encoded by the coding sequence ATGACTGAACCCCGTGCTGGTTATACCTTACCTGTTTTTGCTTGTGCCTCTGCTGTCGCTGCGTTGCAATATTTACAGCAGGAACAACCCTTAAACCAAGTCAAAATTAATCTCGTTACTCCCCCGGAACAAACAACCATTGCGGTGGAACAAGTAGCGAAGTTGGAAACAGGGAAAGCCCTTGCCATTACTCGCAGTGATCCAGGGGATAATTTAGATTTAACCGCGAATACTCCCATCTGGGCGGTCGTGAGTTTAGCCAGTCGCCAACCCGATGCAGAACAAGTAACAATTAATGGTGGGGAAGGAGTCGGAAAGCAGCTACAAGCATACGGAAAAGCTGCCATTTATCGTTATGCGAAACAGATTTTAATGGAGAATTTACAGCCGTTACTCCGAGAGGATCAACAAGTGACGGTTACGATTATTCTTCCCGAAGGAAAGCGTTTAGCGCAACGGACTTCTAATGAAGCGTTTGGAGTCGTGGAAGGGTTATCTTTACTGGGAACAACGGGAATTTCCCAACCCTTAAGCGCACCCGGGCAATTAACGGCGTTTCAGGAAGAACTCGCGCAAAAAGCCAAGGAATTTGACACTTTAGTTTTCTGTGTGGGGGAAAATGGCTTAGATTTAGCACAAAAGAAAGGGATTAATCCCCAGCAGCTGGTGAAAACAGCAAATTGGTTGGGTCCACTATTAGTTGCAGCCGGAGAACAAGGGGTGAAATCTTTGGTTTTATTTGGCTATCATGGCAAGCTAATTAAATTGGCAGGTGGGGTGTTTCATACCCATCATCATCTGGCGGATGCCCGTCTGGAAATTTTAACGGCTTTAGCTGCAAAAGTAGGACTCCCCACAGAAATTCTCCAGCAACTCTTAGCTAGTGAGACGACTGAAGCTGCACTGCAATTTTTACGAGAACAGGAAAACGAATCAGAGTTGGTGGAAAAAATCTATAGCGCGATCGCGCAAGCCATTGACGACAATGCTCAAGAGTATATTCGCAAACACGCTGAGAAAAAGGTCACCGTTGGATCGGTCTTATTTGATCGCCGCAGACAAATCATTACAGTTAGCCCTTCAGTGGAACAAGTATTGCCTGAATTAACTTGA